In Manis pentadactyla isolate mManPen7 chromosome 3, mManPen7.hap1, whole genome shotgun sequence, a single window of DNA contains:
- the LOC130683091 gene encoding collagen alpha-1(I) chain-like, whose product MENLAHGEAHTGRPPRQRGPSERGPALPLETRPLRPGSPAPLAQGSEAGGPEAPGVCAGSERKGGPGRMHAGVRTGPHGYGQGLGQPVLTVDVLPIADVLQVAARVLAAQVRVGFGLDDTQHEVVFPIFGGPPAPAALALLRVPGRGARAAGAWRGGPPAGRRERGRKPRPTPGQQRRRRRRGLAMGGGGPGFPSASPRARPGPGGPVRDGGAPASARLSHRAWLTPPRPWRAAPRFPAGARVLGGGGRLGKRFRFKQRDASPRGVAGGAAPESRAAGRTGEKRRGREEAPPPRPSALEADAQRAAEGGPGEAARLWGVGASAAGLRAARRDPSCPGLRVLGLRAPPGLRAACGVWRGPRGQGGWDGTRGAEAAPVTTGGKGGTCLSLFLFLFLFLCFVFTLLKGGGTLIRELSLGSPEDSMVTLSSAPEEISRIPGLF is encoded by the exons ATGGAG AATTTGGCTCACGGCGAGGCTCACACAGGGCGGCCCCCGCGCCAGCGCGGCCCGTCTGAACGAGGACCAGCTCTGCCCCTCGAGACCCGCCCCCTCCGCCCCGGTTCTCCCGCTCCACTCGCCCAGGGGTCGGAGGCTGGGGGCCCCGAAGCGCCCGGGGTATGCGCCGGCTCAGAACGCAAAGGCGGACCCGGCCGGATGCACGCCGGGGTGCGGACGGGGCCCCATGGATACGGGCAGGGGCTCGGCCAGCCCGTGCTCACCGTCGATGTTCTCCCGATCGCTGATGTGCTGCAGGTTGCAGCCCGTGTCCTCGCGGCTCAGGTCCGTGTCGG CTTCGGGCTGGACGACACGCAGCACGAGGTAGTGTTCCCCATCTTCGGGGGCCCCCCGGCTCCTGCTGCGCTCGCCTTGCTGCGAGTTCCCgggcgcggggcgcgggcggcgggggcGTGGAGGGGAGGCCCGCCCGCCGGCCGCCGCGAAAGGGGGCGGAAGCCGCGGCCGACCCCGGGtcagcagcggcggcggcggcggcgcggcctCGCCatgggcggcggcggccccggcTTCCCCTCGGCCTCCCCGCGCGCCCGCCCCGGTCCCGGCGGGCCCGTCCGCGACGGAGGAGCGCCCGCGTCCGCGCGACTGAGCCACCGAGCCTGGCTCACCCCGCCGCGGCCATGGCGAGCGGCGCCGCGCTTCCCGGCCGGCGCCCGGGTcctcggcggcggcggcaggcTAGGCAAGAGGTTCCGGTTCAAGCAGAGGGACGCGAGTCCGCGCGGCGTAGCGGGCGGCGCGGCCCCGGAGTCGCGCGCTGCGGGGAGGACCGGCGAGAAGAGGCGCGGCCGCGAGGAGGCTCCGCCGCCCCGCCCATCTGCCCTGGAAGCAGATGCACAGCGGGCGGCGGAGGGAGGGCCGGGCGAGGCCGCGCGGCTCTGGGGCGTTGGAGCTTCGGCCGCGGGGCTGCGAGCGGCGCGCCGCGACCCTTCCTGCCCGGGGCTCCGCGTACTCGGCCTCCGGGCCCCGCCGGGGCTGCGAGCTGCGTGTGGCGTCTGGCGGGGTCCCCGGGGCCAAGGAGGCTGGGACGGGACGCGGGGCGCCGAGGCTGCGCCCGTCActacgggtgggaagggagggacctgtctttctctttttctttttctttttctttttctttgttttgtttttacgcTCTTGAAAGGAGGCGGGACTTTGATTCGGGAGCTCTCTCTGGGCTCGCCTGAGGACTCGATGGTGACCTTGTCTTCAGCCCCGGAAGAAATCTCAAGGATTCCTGGGCTATTTTAA